Below is a window of Sylvia atricapilla isolate bSylAtr1 chromosome 17, bSylAtr1.pri, whole genome shotgun sequence DNA.
TTTTATGGCTAGAGCGAGGGATATGTtgaccacaaacaaaaaaggatgtttttagCAAGCAGAAAGAGGTCTCCGGAAAAGCAAAAGATCccataagcaaacaaaaacatgtttttaccaagagaaaaaaaaaggtctaagAATTCTCCACtgcaagaaaactgaaaaacaacttcAAGCTTAAACTGTAACGTAATATGGTAACGAAAGTCATTATGATAGGCTAGAGGTAATAATAAAGGTTTTGTTTATGATGCTGATTGGTTTTTAGTATTGAGAtgctcagtaaagaaaattatataatgCAGTGTAACCAAAACCAAAGTGGCTTCAGGTTTTGCCTATAAACTAACACAGAGGGTGTGAGTGGATGTCCTCTGTGTCCTCTCCCCATCTCTGCTGGAATTAACCTTCTCAATTAACCTCCTTCTGGCTAATTGATCCTGCCATTCAAATCAGGTGGTAAAAAGGGGATGGTGGAACAGCAATAATCAGCCTCGCCTCTCCCGGCAGTTAAAGCTCCAGGCATCTCCCTCTTCCTCGTGGGCTCCCCGCAAAAACCAAGGCCTGATTAACAGCTGGACTGGGTTTAATTCCCTGAGGAATCGTTAACCACAGGATGTGTTCCATTAAGCAGATCCAGGACAATTCACCTTGTGTAATCACAGCACATAAAACTTTGCTTTGGAGCCGCTCCAGGGATGTTGTAAAATTAATGCCACGGAACCAAACAGGGGtttgggctctgcagggctgggaatgggctggggGAAATGGGAGAACACCCCGTCAGTATTGGGGGTGAGGCTGGAGAGAGGGCCTGGGGGCTTTTCTTCCCCAATTTTGCCCCAAAATTTGTTGttgggagaagaaaataatctggaGAGCTGGGCTACAGGGAAGGCCGGGAGTGGGACCTTCATGCTCCATGTTCAGGGGCCTCTCCATATGGGAATGGGCTCACCAACCATTCAATGGAAAATCTCCATCTTTCCCAGCAATGGCTAATTAACCTGTCAATTAACCCGTTGGCTAATTGCTCCACACATTCTCTGGAAAGAATTTGGTGATGTATATTGAAATGCATTCAAACAAGACTCTGCTGGCGTGGAGGGCATTGTCCCCTCTGGATCTCCCTCAGCTTGGAGACACGAggcctgggccaggctggggacagagctgggattgGGAGGTTCCCTGTGGTGCTGGGATACCAATCCTGGCTCTATCCACAGatggatggggaaaaaaatccatcaagaAGCTCCTATGCCACcacagtggggacagtgccagcccagggacacaAGGCTGAGGACGTGGAGACGCCACATCCAGCTcggggagagcagggctgggctgtgagcacatGGAGATAACAAAATCCAGGCAcatcccagccacagcagccaaaaCTCCCCTTAAATAAACTCAGAGTTAAGGGTAGCAGATGTTCAATCAGGCTAAACATTTTAACTCCTTCCAATGAAGTCGATCCCACAACAGCAATTTGGAAATTGCTGTAATTAAGCAGCCTCAGCGTGGGGAGGGTGGtagcccaggagcagcctgacACACAGAAATAACACCTGGATAcctcagggatgggctggggagCTGCCACCACTCCCTGTGGTCACTCTGGGGACAGGAGATGACCATCTTTTCCTGGGCCAGCCAGGGCAGAGTGCTCCTGctgtcctgtcccatcccacccAACACGGGAGCCCACAGCCAATCCGCGGTCACACCAAGAGGTGGACCCAAAGTGgtggtgatgccttaagttcTAGCTctgatgtttttcagattctgtgctgcctaggggtgtagttctgagcctgACACTCAATGTCagtcagctctctgcacagagcagcgagacaaaacaaatccttttcctaaTGGAGACCAAGGAAAACTGTTACAAtttttcaggcccaaaagcacaaacaacagtgggctgaagagagaaaacagtaaGGATGGGACTTCATGATCTGAAactgtaactggacaattaaaccccaatatgcaaatagaccaaaacttataaagGTGTGGGACCTTATGGCtggtcatccattttgtgaccattttgggtcctCCTTGGCTGTAAGCCGTggccaggctcctgtcctgcctttAAATACCTTTCAATAgatatctactttattctccagctctctccagcctctgtttcaggtcagccttcccaagacATCAGTACCACAGTCCAAGATTCCCCCAGCTGGTGGACACCCAGCTACGGCTCTGCTGGGCTTTCCCAACcaattcccagctccaggaggcaGGCTGGAGCTCTCCCAAccaattcccagctcctgcaggcaggcTGGAGCATTCCCAACCAGTTCCCAGGGGATTCCCTGCCCTACCTTTGCCCTTCCAGTGGGCGTGGGCGGCGAAGCCGATGTGCCCGCCGTATTTGCGGTTGAACTCGGCCATCAGCGCCTTGTAGGGGTTGCGGATGAGCAGGATGGCCGAGTCGAAGGACTCGATCTCCTTCTGCCCACTCTCGTGGGTCTTGATGCAAATGGTCCTCCCGCTCCTCCAGTGATCCCGCTCGCCCTTGAATCCTGCCCGGATAGAGCCGGGATTAatgggagggacagggaggtggGACAGGGAGGTGGGACAGGGAGGTGGGACAGGAGCTCAGCCTCtgaaaaggaggttcagggggaaccttctggctctgcacagttCCCTGACAGGAGGTGGGGGGAAatcgggctctgctcccagggaaaacCAGACAGGATTAAAGtaaacagcctcaagttgtgccagggaggtttagatgggacataaaggaaaatatctcCACCCAAAAGGTGATcagtccctggcacagctgcccagggcagggatggagttcccatccctgcagggatttaaaagccatgtggatgtggcacttggggaccTGGTGGATTTGGCAGCTTTGGGGGAACAGTTGGGTTCAGCCTCAGAGagcttttccaacccaaaagACCCCATGGTTCCATAAAAGGGAACATCACAGGGATATCAGGTTGCAAAATCCAGTTGGATGATGAAAGCAGCTGGGGCGTGAAGGAGGATTTGCATCCCTCTCCCAGATGGAAATCATTTATTTTCCCATGTTACGAGTCTCATAAAATTCCTGAGTGGGTGGCTCACAGGCACAGGGGCCCCTCAGGGTGACATCTCCCTGGCCACACTTGGCTCTTGTGCCTGTTTTGAGGGGTCAAGGGCAGATTTTATGGCTTTAACCTCCCTGAGCACAGTTGGAATAATAacaataaagaaagaaagggaaatccTTGGGCCTGTGAGGCAGCAGATCAGCCCAAGGTGCAGGTGATACCATGGGGGGGTCCAGAAAGGGGACCCTGCACTGAGCATGGGGCTGAGCCAGCATCAATCCCACCCTCTGGAATGCATCTGGAGTGGGGGATAAGCTGGAAGGAGCTATATTCCATCAATTAGAGAGGTGTAATTGGCTCTCGGCGGGGGATAAGTCTGCCGGTTGCCTGGATACCTCCTGGCCCCTCCGGCAGGGAACGAGCACACGGAACCCACGCTCGGGTGGCTCAGCAAAACCCAGCCAAGgcttttcccactgctgctcctttccctgggatgctgctgaaCCCTGGGGGCTGGGACAGTGCTCCCTCTCTGCAAGGCTGGATTTGGCAGGAATTTGGAAGGAATGTGCTGCCTGTGGTGTCAGGAAAATATGGATTTAGGGAATACCCTGGGTACAGATCCCACCGACCACACGGCACAGATGCAGATCCCAACTCTGCCACAGCTGAGGGGGAATGGAGAATTTCCTCTCAAAGCCACAAGGAGTGAAGGAATAACAGGAGAAACCTTCAAGGTGTCCCCATAAAACTGTTGTGAGAGGTTCTAAACTGAGGGAACTGGGATTGGGGTGGGTAATTTGAACCAGAATCCCAAAATGCTTTGGGTCGGAGGGGATGATAAAACTCACCCATTCCAACCCCCTTGGAaagggacactttccactctcccaggtcgctccaagccctggccttggacattcgcagggatgggacagccacagcttctctgagcagcccctgccagaacctccccaccctcccagggaagaattccctCACCAGGACACTCCACCCTAAACCTCCCCACAGAGCAGCGCCGctcacacccagctctgctccgcccttcctgcagcccctgggatgtccccagggctgtccccagctggggTGGGACCCCAGGAGCGCCCTCCCCTCACCTTTGTTGTAGAGGGAGCCATCGAAGTAGTAGCTGCCGGTGTAGAAGCCGGTGGCCAGCTCAATCAGGTGCCGTGCCCAGGtattcccagctccagggaaacTGGCCAGGGCCACCAACTGCTTGGCACGGCTGGGCAGGAACCTCCTGTCCATGCAGCGGTTGTCTGCAGGGAGAGGCATCAGGAATGTGTCATGGAAACCTGCTTTTCCCGCAGGGATAGCTTAGGAaacactgctgctcccaggaaaaATGCTGGGGAAGGGGTGAGGAggtggctgggcagggaaaggtGCCCTGCCTAAGGCTTGGAGGGGCATCCCAAAGGATCTTGGACAGCTCAGAAAGTCCTAAACACCCAAAAAGTCCTGAGAGGATTTTTCCAAAGAGTTCTCTTTCATTCCCAGCTGTGTGCTTAGGGAAGAGTGACTAACAGGGATTCCTGTGCCAAGCAACACTCCTGTGTTTTTTATGGATCAATGAACAGAgtttccagcacagccccaaacACCAAAGGATCGTGACAAGACTGACCCAAAACCACCCGAATTTGGGTCCTCACTTGCTCCCTTCAGATCTTTCCTCTCCCAGGaacagttttcctttctcccagtgcttccctggctccctgctcccatcgCTGGGGGACAAGAGCCCTCTCGGGAATGTTCTGCCTGATCAcaacttttttccccaccctttTTCCTTGGAGCTTGACCCCTCTGGATAGCAGACTCCCATGGGATCATGGAGAGGTGGGAGAagccctgggaaggaggaatcctctgtgccctgcagctgaGTCAGGCGCCAACCAGAGCTCCTCAGGGGAGCGCCGATTTCCCAGGGAATTCAAAGAAACGCTCATTTTTAACGGGATCCTCACACTCCCTGCTGGCATTCCTGGGGGGAAGGGGCTTGGGAACAGCTCACCCTGGACTTGTGTCTGGTAGACCAGCAGGAATTCGGCGGAGCCGCAGCTCTCGAACTCCTCAGCGGCGCATTTGTGGGCGCAGAGCTGCTCGTCCTCGCGCTCGTGCAGCGGGAACAGCGTGCTGGGAAAGCCGCAGCGGCACGTGGTGCCCGCCAGCGCTGCCAGcgggaattcctgcagggatggacagagggaATGGCGCTGGCTCcactcccccagccctgccgcAGAGCCTTTGCCCCACCTGCCCTCGCCGGGCAGTGTGGGGTGGTCTGTGACGTCCTTCCAGCATCCTTCCAGACCATTCCAGCATCTTTCCAGACCATTCCAGCATCCTTCCAGATTATTCCAGTATCCTTCCAATTCCAGCATCATCACAGACCGTTTCCAGCACCATTCCAGACCATTTCTACACCCTTCCAGTTCCAGCATCTTTTACATCTTATTCCTAGCATCCttccatcccattccagcaTCCTTCCAGTCAATTCTAGTATTGTTCTTGcccattccatcccattccaacctccttccagccctttccaGCATCAATCCAGCCCTTTCCAGTATCCTTCCATTTCCAGCACCATTCCAGACAATCCCTACATCCTTCCAATTCCATCATGTTTTGCACCGTATTTCTAGCATCCTTCCAGCACATTTCCAACATTCTTCCAGACCTTTCCAGCATCCTTCCAATTCCAGTGTCTTCTGCCTTATTTCCAGCATCCTCCTAACTTATTTCAAGCACTGTTCCTGACTGTTTCCATCATCCTTACAGCCCATTCCAGCATCCACCCTCCATCAGTTCCCACTGCCAACATTTCCCTTCCCCGCTTATGTCCCAGGATGAGACCCCTGGACCACAGCAGGACCCCATGGTGGCTCCtttaaatgtcccttccaacctaaattgTAATTCTGGGATGCTCCTTCCCAAactttcccagggctgctgctggctccagtccctcccatggcagggacacaaATCCATTTATCCCTTTGCCGTTTGGATACACAAAAATCATGTCCCTAATGGGGTTCAGATCTCCCGATGTGACTCTGGTGATGATGATGGAAACAAAGATGAAGAAGTGAAGATTACCCCCGTACCTTCTCTGTGCAGAAATCCACACATTTATCCACGGACATGTTGAGCATGAGCTGGCTGGCGGGCAGGGCGATGGAGACGTTTTCTGGCCGGCGGAAGCACCCCCGGAATATCGCGCTTCCATCTGGGAGAGACAGGGAGAAAGGCCCCAGTGACACCCCAAAGGTGACACTATTGCCACTCCATGTGACACAGCGTGACACAGTGTGTCATTCCTGACCGCTCCAGTGGCTCCCGGCCCCTCCAGCAGTGCAGCCACTTTGGATGACGCTCGTCTGGCTGCTGACGGAgcaaaaatcagagcaaaacCCCGGCAGCaaatctgggattttttttttttttttcctggctgttttTATCAGCTTGGtgatcccagggatggagccaggGAGGAGAGCATGGCTGGGTTTGGTCAGGTCTTTCCCAGCACTGGAATCCCATCCCCCGGGATTGTCCTCGGCACCTGTGCATTCCTGGTTGCTGCCATCCCCTTTCCCATTCCTTGGATATGGGCAAAGGTGAGCAGGGAATGTGGGTAATTAGACCTGCCTGATTGGGAGCACCCTCAGCTCTGTCTGGGATTCCCACACATCCTTcatcctgcagcacacacaggagaCACTGATGGTCCTGTTTGGCCATCGGGAAAGAAATCCCCACCCAAAGTTTCCCGAAATTCCCTGAATTCCAGCAGGAGTCCTTGGAGCTCCTCCCTCCACCcgaccccagccagcagcattCCCCACAAGGAGATTCCTGATGtttgcagcagcaaaaccatCCCAGACTCAAAAACCACTCTCCAAAAACCTCCACCTGGCTCAGGAATGCCAGGATCAGGAATGCCAGGATCACCCCTCCAGCAGCACGAGGAGTGCCcccatggcagggctgagctgggatccacagggatgccTCCAACTTACACCTGCGGGCGGATTCCTGGGCCAGCTCCAGGCGGTAGATGGAGAGCCGGTTGATCCCGCCGCAGATGTTGCTCCTCTCTCCCTTGCATTCCATGTTGCACTCGGATTCGCTGGCGTTGGACGCCTGGATCTTGTGCCCGCAGTAGCACTCGGCCCCGAATTCCAGCCCGGCGTACAGGTACCCCCTGCCGGGAGGGAGAGGGATCTCAGCACATTCCCGGCTCCAGGGGGTTTGGGAGGAGCATTCCTACTTGTGGCCAGCGCTGGGATCAGCAGTGCATCCCAGGGGTTCATTTTTGCGCTAGTGATCCTTGCAGAACACTTCCAACTGAAAATATCCGATCCaatcctatcctatcctatatctcatcccatcccatctttattttttctagtcTATTCTATCCTATTACTCCCctccattccatcccatcctACCTCATATCTTACCCTATTTTCCTACCATATTCTAATCTATCATATCATTTAATTGCATTTCATTCTAtcctatccctatccctatcctATCCCATCCTATGCTGTGGGAAAGAATTGATGGAGACAGTGCCCAGGGATTCATGGAGATGATGGGGAAGGATGGATGGACACGGTGTGCAGGGATTGATAGGGACGGCGTGCAGGGATTCACGGAGACGGTGGGGAAGGATTGATGGAGGCAGTGTGCAGGGATTGATGGATTCCTGGagcccctgtcactgtccctacCGCTCGGCACAGTTGTCCTGGCAACGGAACACCGTCATCTTCTTGTAGTCGAAGAAGGACATCCCGCGCAGGGTCCTCTGCCGGGTGTTGTCCTCGTAGCAGCCGATGTaccgggctggggacacagaggggacaagGGGTCACACCCACTGATCCCACCCCTCTTGATTTTTCCCTGAGGAGGGATGTGCACAGCATTCCCTGTTTGTTTGCTGTGGAAACTCTGGGTCCAAaccaggcagggacaccttccgctgtcccaggttgctccagcctggccttggacacttccagccacagcttctctgggaacgctgtgccagggcctccccaccctcacaggaggGAATTTCTTTCACTGTGCCACTCCAATTCCAAGCCACAATCTGGGATAACACTTCCTACCTCCTCCCTGCTTTCCACACCTGCCTGGCTAACCCCATCCATGGTGTGCCCCATGCACAGAATCCCCCAATTCCCAATtatcccagcacagaccccacCAGTGCTGAAGCCGCCTTCCCAAGCCACCCTGGGCggcagcagaagaggaaaagggagagaaatgtgCAGGATAACATCAACCACCAGAGCTACAACTCCCAGTTATGCCACACGACATTcccacagggctgagcaggtCCTGGCAGGTCAGTGGATTCCAGCCGTGCCGGATCCAGCGGGTGTGGGCTGGCTCCAGACACTTGCACGGAGCTGGTGACTGATGTGCATTACCTTCAATCCAATGCTCCTGACATATGCGTGCTGCCACTTATTGGGAAGCCAGCCGGAATAATTAGGGAGAGACGAGGACACAAGAGAAGAGGGAGATACTGAGGATGGGGGAGGGTGGGACTGGAAGTTTGTAGGGAGAGGGGGAACATCTCCAGGGGGAATTTTGGAGCCTGTTGGAAATACAGCTGTGAGCAGACACACACAGATCCACCCAGTGATTGTCGTTAAATTCCCTCAAGCATCCCATTTTCCCCAGGGCTAGGGGTAAAGGATAGCTCCAGCTGACTGCCTGGGATGGCTGGTCCCTCCATCCTCATGGAATTGCCTGGTTGTGTATCACAGGTGGGAATAGCTGGGCTTGTCCAGGAAGGCACCAGAGATGGATGTGGTTGAGGGTTGGGGTCTGGTCCTGCTTCTCTTGGCTTCACTGCCTAAAACCCTCCCTGTGCCTAAAATCCCTCCCTGTGCCTAAAAACCCTCcctggctggaggcaggagaTGCCCCTTCCCCCGGGGATTTGCATTCCCAAGGGGATGAGGCCGTTCCCAGGCagacagggctgctctccaccCACACCTTCGCCTGGCACTGccgggagagggaggaggaggaagaggaggaggaagagggagctGCACATCACGCTCTGAACCAGAGCGGATTTTTGGAGCAGTATTCCCCCTGGAATGATTTCACGTGGCAGAGCCTCCGCAGCCGCCTCGTTAAGCTGTCCCCACTTAATTACCAGCGCCATTAAATCCGCCCGCTCCTGCCAGATATCCCGCTCCTGCCAGATATCCCGGtgctccagaggagcagggaagagagggGGAGCTCCCGAGGCCCCACCATCCACACCAGGAACACCGGGCACGTGGGATTTCTCCACACCATCACACTCAGGAGCTGCCAAGGTGCTCcaaggggaaaataatttccccagACCACCCGGGAGCAGATAAATCCAGGAATCCCAAGCCCagcatcccatccctgctggcagtgccGGATGAGGTTAATCTTGGAGCACACGGGACATATGGCCCAGGACACGGGCACTGCTTGGGGTCTtcatggggacagccagcccaggCTCAGGGACCATCTGCTGAAGCCAATTTGCACTAATGGAGAGACGTGGCCACCAAAACACCCCAGAGACCCCTCGGAGCGGGGTCACAACGGGGAAACCCCTTCAGCTCCttttagaagggaaaaaatcctctAAGCACCACTTTTCCTTTAGCTTCCATGCCTGGACCATCCAGCTTTCCTGGAATGAACACAACCACATCCtactggaggaggaggagtcctccattccctgggagcagcccaggtTGGAGAGATCAAGCCTGGACCCCTGGGAAAGCCCCGGTTTGCCATGGAGCTGGGGGTTCCTGCTGCAGTCCAGCCACACAAATCCCACAGAAtgtgcagctctggctgccttcAGGATAAATAgatggatattttaaaaatcaatggGAAGGACTCCATTTTCTTATCCTTGATCATTAATAATGGACTACTTGACAAGACCCCAGCCAGGCACGGATCTCCTGGCTCCAGaggccacagcccagccctgtctgcACTTCCATGGGAatcacagccagctcctgcctcgACACAACACCCACACAAACCTGAATTTTGTGTCGATTCAGGCCAACAGGGTGAAAACTGATTTTGGCCCCTGGCAGAGCCAAAgggtgggagcagctgccacCCCCAAAATCTCCTCTAACAGCAAGGGGGGGACTCGGAGCTTGGTGAGGAACCAGGGGGAAAGactgaagatggaaaaataaaagcaaattattggcatttggggagggaggagagggaggagggaagaagaagggagaaaaacccTTCTGGAAATATCCTCTGGACTGATGTTCTCCAGAGTGAGGTGCTGCTCCCGTGGAATGTGGAAAGAAAACCTTGATGCTCCAGCAGCGCACGCACATGGTTtataaatgaacaaataaatacacatttccTGGGGTGTGTGTGGTCGTGGTAAGGATGCACAACCCAAAACTAGCTCAAAAACCAATTCGTAAGGCCCccctgggagaggaaaaaaagagagacccCACCTTGGTGCATGTCCCCAACCCTCACCTCtgtcctcctccttctcccgGCCGCTCCTGCTCCTGAGCGCCCGGCTCCGGGGGCCGCCGTTTTCCCGGGATTTTCCCCTGTCCGACGGCTCCTTGGAGGTGCTTTTAAACCAGGGGCCGTGTCGCCGGCCTCCCGCCGGCATCGTGGCCGCCGCCTTGAAGCCGCGGCTGAGCTGCATCACCCCCAGGTagggcagccccggcccctcggcggccgcggggctgcgggggctcCCCGGTACCCTGGGCTCCCCGGAGAAACCGGAATGCAGGAAAACCAAGCTGCCGGCCGCCAGGTAGAGAGCCAGCAGCGTGAAGAAACGCACGGGTTTGCGCCGAAAGTA
It encodes the following:
- the WSCD2 gene encoding sialate:O-sulfotransferase 2; amino-acid sequence: MAKLLLKLQRYFRRKPVRFFTLLALYLAAGSLVFLHSGFSGEPRVPGSPRSPAAAEGPGLPYLGVMQLSRGFKAAATMPAGGRRHGPWFKSTSKEPSDRGKSRENGGPRSRALRSRSGREKEEDRARYIGCYEDNTRQRTLRGMSFFDYKKMTVFRCQDNCAERGYLYAGLEFGAECYCGHKIQASNASESECNMECKGERSNICGGINRLSIYRLELAQESARRYGSAIFRGCFRRPENVSIALPASQLMLNMSVDKCVDFCTEKEFPLAALAGTTCRCGFPSTLFPLHEREDEQLCAHKCAAEEFESCGSAEFLLVYQTQVQDNRCMDRRFLPSRAKQLVALASFPGAGNTWARHLIELATGFYTGSYYFDGSLYNKGFKGERDHWRSGRTICIKTHESGQKEIESFDSAILLIRNPYKALMAEFNRKYGGHIGFAAHAHWKGKEWPEFVANYAPWWATHTLDWLRYGKKVLVVHFEDLKRDLFVQLQRMVALLGVTACEDRLLCVEGQKDGNFKRSGLRKLEYDPYTPEMRKTIGGYIRTVDAALKLRNLSGVPEDYYPR